Proteins co-encoded in one Astyanax mexicanus isolate ESR-SI-001 chromosome 1, AstMex3_surface, whole genome shotgun sequence genomic window:
- the casp8ap2 gene encoding CASP8-associated protein 2, protein MEESAMDELYGDLGQGCYDSALIHDEDSVDIYSGLDDSPKGDGGNGEGSTLLSPQRLKDSMDLYEELITKEQEEKDTTYNELKTKFNAAQSQVQELLSKLQEMQTKNSCLHKENVLLKKNICALIKTARMEIVRKEEEISKLSSRPGQGKFYPSRGERGQEHCLRSQIKNSSGSCGVPGSVDRSRPSNHSARLETQTNSSPSSSTVHQRYTRSEQDCKDAGEKVQGLQRVTPDEAINRKEQENLSSNSEVVKSHSRVNASQKLYETVERELESLVRGQECLAKSPNMPSMECSSKEKDITEKSQCNENKSERPQRDSTKLKSTSSKSQHQQHVDPAMLRKSVRSKSPFSPPQHISPPPLHSQTSREPPMGSADMQAQGHRQEVKRNQGDDRRSRSGTHSVSDKSCSGKPAASLDKKTEKGESREHHRKEERRQENVSSSERRHTRSDSSKEYEQKKTRENEERNRQQGSSSSSSSSRGERRSTRSETIKDHERRSTKASDGGSAKEETNKVEKHVKDGRDGCRSDVRSSRQGTSISKRGDYDSDRSRRKDLVEDANNRRTSSRTEEQVSGSKASSSCDDSRHGKASRRDSHASSDKRSSVKDKRSDIDCRKERRRVDKEKQSTVQDRKSSTAVPAMDATKCTSPERSRINNGGIVQSNCLANVKDQSFLKVTSTCDLSNMAEESSPKRKLTFMETLNLTLSPVKKQNQPAETSEPICKPLTNAVPDNSAEERDLFEFGEEFCVIDEAEKSQDSIEAMNVDSTPATSENVHLGPSNFDIQPNQDLDIVSKTVEPKMDIQGNKLKEQISEGSKEISEGSTGQFEKSCTVTEPQNCEKKSATVTDDSGVSASNVPGKHIENSQCVPYEPMSTNGSVPVNVQFPTVKVLCKEQDLQTSLMKKPKEKSRVNCIDEGQTKNQPEPQAPPTVPSDAFQEEVSTSTKVHAAFETCSNAETSLSLELVSSTVSVDVHFQDKLASSQPQPSGSDVENTKCPERLDSGPRPSEETTTEPVETSGTVSDTPPEQTGSSEPDSTEDDLQASKPSTSVVVPQDEDSMMLTLSSIKVIPDVISPLTSPVRQVKKVQAHSLGKETHVKSLGRDFSTTAIVTNKEAIKRDMNKENKRPDLPVMPSVVKDQEVLSSTATEEELEEGEISSKSDDESSATKPALGSQASPMPTMLENRKKPAGTPTREKDSSTDSSKESPTLNKRRFKTITVPPKANISTTAEFMNMFLFIRSELRRKYMKLHKNVTKSAFCCIVDMSVASFSEFVDGVNFHKFCSQGNEIKSRLNKIIASVMSKVSSNGIVNRIFEQRADDLKQKLWNFVDGQFDFLFKEIKAALKVGPGLPKSIRSTEGKPSNPGLKADSIDDVCKVQAKKPLSAAEYRPNKSGTAEVKRITPVPILPNTFRGLGSRGKNIKATMEEEAQPSEARTSNQLPAIFSFEKPLQESFPAPEMKTPSTFARRLSHTGNTQDKTDFEILTEQQASSLTFNLVTDSQMGDIFRCLLQGSDLLETGVSAGENQSWPLNTPRKEGPSGDSVIGLVTPSKMITPSKLITAWTSISPYKLASPNSKIHMPLNPALFDESCLLEVPSNTLPNQAAPGLSSQQSFSILAEDLAVSLTIPSPLKSDGHLSFLHPTSGQPLSTPSSVISAHFSEDALLDGEDATVQDIHLSLDTDNSSSGESSTCGTWQGTYPASFQFKPNLPMQAEVMERSNDHFIVRIRHTSPVAHDESRPELEKARSAVENVSVFQEDKTSPISHAPLDNGCVLTAPGTSNQTPESQMSNTDMTSEGAYVFHEETPDTLLTNSVSPAAHADADADSAAADASHSPAATGITAVSSKEDGALENEDTNEKTSRKRRKHHSGPKAKRSRSEKHQEKHEASKPRHKKRSKSSKERGEKTPSKKQNKSPQLSPSLSAKNVIKKKGEVVVTWTREEDRDILVNLKVKGASSKTFAALSSKLKKSPAQIEERFSQLMKLFKKKEKMEN, encoded by the exons ATGGAGGAGAGTGCTATGGATGAGCTTTATGGTGATCTTGGCCAGGGGTGTTATG ACTCTGCGCTGATTCATGATGAAGACTCTGTGGATATTTACTCAGGACTAGATGACAGTCCTAAAGGTGATGGAGGCAACG GTGAAGGCAGCACTTTACTGTCCCCGCAAAGGCTGAAGGATTCTATGGATTTGTATGAGGAGCTCATCACAAAAGAGCAGGAGGAGAAAGACACAACATACAATGAG ttgaaaACTAAATTTAATGCTGCTCAAAGCCAGGTACAGGAATTACTTTCAAAGTTGCAGGAGATGCAGACCAAG aacTCATGCTTACACAAGGAGAATGTTCtcctaaagaaaaacatatgtgcACTTATCAAGACTGCAAGAATGGAGATTGTTAGGAAGGAAGAGGAAATAAGCAAACTATCCAGCCG ACCTGGTCAGGGTAAATTTTATCCTTCTCGAGGAGAAAGAGGCCAAGAACACTGTTTACGGAGCCAGATAAAAAATTCCAGCGGAAGTTGCGGAGTTCCAGGGTCTGTGGATAGAAGCAGACCATCCAATCATTCTGCTCGTCTAGAAACGCAGACAAATTCTTCACCATCATCCTCTACAGTGCACCAACGATACACCAGAAGCGAACAAGATTGTAAAGATGCTGGTGAAAAGGTGCAAGGTCTCCAACGTGTGACGCCCGATGAAGCAATCAAcagaaaagaacaagaaaatcTATCCTCTAATAGTGAGGTTGTGAAATCTCATAGTAGAGTTAATGCAAGCCAGAAACTTTATGAAACGGTTGAAAGAGAGCTGGAAAGCTTGGTACGAGGTCAAGAATGCCTTGCAAAATCGCCAAATATGCCAAGTATGGAATGTAGCTCGAAAGAGAAGGACATCACAGAAAAATcacaatgcaatgaaaacaaatcTGAGAGGCCACAGAGGGACTCAACAAAACTGAAGAGCACATCTAGCAAAAGCCAGCATCAGCAGCATGTGGATCCCGCCATGCTTAGAAAGTCTGTCCGTTCAAAGAGTCCTTTCTCTCCACCTCAGCACATCTCCCCACCTCCTCTCCACTCACAAACCTCCAGAGAACCACCTATGGGGTCTGCAGACATGCAGGCACAAGGTCATAGACAAGAAGTTAAGCGTAATCAAGGAGATGACAGACGAAGTAGAAGTGGCACACATTCTGTAAGCGATAAGAGCTGCTCTGGGAAGCCAGCTGCTTCTCTGGACAAGAAGACGGAGAAAGGAGAGTCCAGAGAGCATCACAGAAAAGAGGAGAGGAGGCAAGAAAATGTTAGCAGTTCAGAAAGGAGGCACACCAGAAGCGACAGCAGCAAAGAGTATGAGCAAAAGAAGACACGAGAAAATGAGGAGAGAAATAGACAGCAgggaagtagtagtagtagcagcagcagtcgAGGAGAAAGAAGAAGCACTAGGTCAGAAACTATCAAAGACCACGAGCGAAGGAGTACAAAAGCAAGTGACGGAGGCAGTGCAAAAGAGGAAACTAATAAAGTTGAGAAACATGTCAAGGATGGGAGGGATGGATGCCGAAGTGATGTCCGAAGCAGTAGACAAGGTACATCCATTTCGAAACGCGGGGATTATGACAGTGATCGTTCTCGACGAAAAGATCTTGTTGAGGATGCCAATAATCGGAGAACTTCTAGTAGAACTGAAGAGCAAGTATCTGGAAGCAAAGCATCCAGCAGTTGTGATGATTCTAGACATGGTAAAGCCTCTCGTCGTGACAGTCATGCAAGCTCTGACAAGCGCAGCAGTGTTAAAGACAAACGTTCAGATATAGATTGTAGAAAAGAACGGAGGAGGGTtgataaagaaaaacaaagtacTGTTCAAGACAGAAAATCATCAACCGCTGTTCCTGCTATGGATGCCACAAAGTGTACCTCTCCTGAGAGATCCAGAATAAATAATGGTGGTATCGTTCAGTCAAATTGTCTTGCAAATGTGAAAGACCAGTCCTTTTTGAAGGTAACCAGTACCTGTGACCTGTCTAACATGGCAGAGGAAAGTAGTCCAAAGAGAAAATTAACTTTCATGGAAACTCTAAACCTCACACTCTCACCAGTGAAAAAGCAGAACCAGCCTGCTGAAACTAGTGAACCTATTTGTAAACCTCTTACAAATGCTGTGCCAGACAACTCAGCTGAGGAAAGAGATTTGTTTGAATTCGGAGAGGAATTCTGTGTTATTGATGAAGCAGAAAAAAGCCAAGACTCAATAGAGGCTATGAATGTTGACTCAACACCTGCAACAAGCGAAAATGTGCACCTTGGGCCAAGTAATTTTGACATTCAGCCAAATCAGGATCTGGATATAGTTTCTAAAACTGTAGAACCAAAAATGGACATTCAAGGCAACAAACTGAAGGAACAAATCAGTGAAGGTAGTAAAGAAATCAGTGAAGGCTCTACAGGTCAATTTGAGAAAAGTTGTACAGTTACAGAACCACAAAATTGTGAAAAGAAGTCTGCTACAGTTACTGATGATTCAGGGGTCTCTGCTAGTAATGTTCCTGGGAAACATATTGAAAACTCCCAGTGTGTGCCATATGAACCTATGTCCACTAATGGATCTGTACCAGTTAATGTTCAGTTTCCTACAGTTAAAGTTCTATGCAAGGAGCAAGATCTTCAGACGTCTCTGAtgaaaaaacctaaagaaaagaGTAGAGTAAATTGTATCGATGAAGGCCAAACAAAAAATCAACCAGAGCCTCAAGCCCCACCAACTGTTCCAAGTGATGCTTTTCAGGAGGAGGTATCAACTTCTACCAAAGTGCATGCTGCTTTTGAGACTTGTTCTAATGCAGAGACTTCATTGTCTTTGGAATTAGTTTCTAGTACTGTCAGTGTAGATGTTCATTTTCAGGACAAACTGGCCAGTTCTCAACCACAGCCCTCTGGTTCAGATGTAGAAAACACCAAATGTCCTGAGAGACTCGATTCAGGTCCAAGACCATCAGAAGAGACAACAACTGAGCCAGTTGAAACTAGTGGCACTGTAAGTGATACGCCACCCGAGCAAACGGGTTCCTCTGAACCTGATTCCACCGAGGACGACCTGCAGGCCTCCAAGCCTTCGACTTCTGTAGTGGTGCCCCAAGATGAGGATTCTATGATGCTTACCCTGAGCAGCATTAAAGTCATTCCTGATGTCATAAGCCCTCTCACAAGTCCAGTTCGCCAGGTCAAGAAAGTCCAAGCACATAGTCTGGGAAAGGAGACCCATGTGAAGAGCCTTGGTAGAG ATTTCTCTACCACCGCCATTGTGACCAATAAAGAAGCAATCAAAAGGGACATGAACAAAGAGAATAAGAGACCTGATTTGCCTGTCATGCCCAGTGTGGTGAAAGATCAAGAGGTGCTATCATCTACAGCAACTGAGGAGGAACTGGAAGAAGGAGAGATAAGCAGCAAGAGTgatgatgagagttctgcaacaAAGCCAGCTTTAGGAAGTCAGGCTAGTCCCATGCCAACAATGCTTGAAAACAGAAAGAAACCTGCCGGTACTCCAACACGTGAAAAAGACAGTTCAACTGACAGTTCTAAAGAGAGTCCTACTCTGAACAAGAGGCGCTTCAAAACAATTACCGTTCCACCCAAAGCAAACATTTCGACAACTGCTGaatttatgaacatgtttttgtTCATTCGAAGTGAGTTGAGGAGAAAGTACATGAAACTTCACAAAAATGTCACCAAGTCAGCTTTTTGCTGCATCGTTGACATGTCTGTAGCCTCTTTCTCTGAATTTGTTGATGGTGTTAACTTTCATAAGTTTTGTTCTCAAGGTAATGAAATCAAATCTAGACTTAATAAGATCATCGCTTCTGTTATGAGCAAGGTTTCTAGCAATGGCATTGTGAATCGCATCTTTGAGCAACGAGCTGACGACCTAAAGCAAAAGCTGTGGAACTTTGTGGATGGTCAGTTTGATTTTCTGTTTAAAGAGATAAAGGCTGCACTTAAAGTTGGACCTGGACTTCCCAAGAGTATACGTTCTACGGAAGGTAAGCCTTCAAACCCTGGGCTGAAAGCAGATTCGATTGATGACGTTTGTAAAGTGCAGGCTAAAAAACCCTTGAGCGCAGCTGAGTACAGACCAAATAAATCTGGCACAGCTGAGGTCAAGAGGATTACTCCAGTGCCCATCTTGCCAAACACTTTTCGAGGTCTTGGCAGCAGAGGCAAAAACATAAAGGCGACAATGGAAGAAGAGGCTCAGCCATCTGAGGCACGGACCTCAAACCAGCTTCCAGCCATTTTCTCTTTTGAAAAACCTTTGCAAGAAAGTTTTCCTGCACCTGAGATGAAAACACCCTCCACCTTTGCCCGCCGTCTCTCTCATACTGGAAACACACAAGACAAAACAGACTTTGAAATTCTTACAGAGCAGCAAGCCTCCAGTTTAACCTTTAATTTGGTCACTGATTCTCAAATGGGAGATATATTTAGATGTCTTCTGCAAGGCTCTGATCTGCTAGAGACTGGTGTCTCTGCAGGGGAGAATCAAAGCTGGCCACTCAACACTCCAAGAAAAGAAGGTCCCAGTGGAGACAGTGTCATTGGGCTTGTGACGCCCAGCAAAATGATTACCCCATCAAAACTCATCACAGCATGGACCTCAATTTCTCCTTACAAGCTGGCTTCCCCGAACAGCAAAATCCACATGCCTTTAAACCCAGCGCTCTTTGACGAAAGTTGTTTGTTAGAAGTCCCGTCTAACACTCTTCCAAATCAAGCTGCTCCTGGTCTGAGCTCCCAGCAGTCCTTCTCCATTTTGGCTGAAGATTTGGCCGTTTCTCTCACCATTCCGTCTCCATTGAAGTCTGATGGCCACTTGAGTTTTTTGCACCCAACTAGTGGACAGCCACTATCTACCCCAAGCAGCGTCATTAGTGCTCATTTCAGCGAGGATGCTCTACTTGATGGGGAAGATGCCACCGTACAAGACATTCACTTGTCTCTTGATACAGACAATTCCAGTTCCGGTGAGTCAAgcacctgtgggacatggcagGGCACATATCCAGCATCATTCCAGTTTAAACCAAACTTGCCCATGCAAGCAGAGGTTATGGAGAGGTCCAATGATCACTTTATTGTGCGAATTAGGCATACATCCCCTGTAGCACATGATGAGTCCAGACCGGAGCTGGAAAAAGCAAGATCAGCAGTAGAAAATGTTTCAGTATTTCAGGAGGACAAGACTTCTCCCATCTCACATGCACCCCTGGATAATGGCTGTGTCTTGACTGCACCAGGTACCTcaaatcaaacaccagaatcTCAAATGTCAAACACGGACATGACTTCTGAAGGTGCATATGTTTTTCATGAAGAAACTCCTGATACGTTACTTACAAACTCTGTGAGCCCAGCTGCgcatgctgatgctgatgctgattctGCTGCTGCAGATGCCTCACATTCTCCAGCTGCTACTGGTATCACTGCTGTCTCCAGCAAGGAAGATGGTGCCCTTGAGAATGAAGACACAAATGAGAAGACCTCTAGAAAACGAAGGAAACATCATTCTGGGCCAAAGGCAAAACGATCCAGATCAGAGAAGCATCAAGAGAAACATGAAGCATCAAAACCAAGGCACAAGAAGAGGTCAAAGTCATCCAAGGAGAGAGGCGAGAAAACTCCATCGAAGAAGCAAAACAAGTCCCCTCAGCTATCTCCTAGTCTTTCAGCCAAGAATGTTATCAAGAAAAAAGGAGAAGTGGTGGTGACATGGACCAG ggagGAAGATCGAGACATTCTTGTTAATCTCAAGGTGAAAGGAGCTTCCTCAAAGACGTTTGCTGCACTTTCAAGCAAGTTAAAAAAGTCACCAGCACAG ATTGAAGAGCGATTCTCTCAGCTCATGAAACTGTTtaagaagaaagagaagatggAAAACTGA
- the gja10b gene encoding gap junction protein alpha 10 b has translation MGDWNLLGSILEEVHVHSTIVGKIWLTILFIFRMLILGVAAEDVWDDEQSEFVCNTEQPGCKNVCYDQAFPISLIRYWVLQIIFVSSPSLVYMGHALYRLRALEKERHKKKAQLKVELEVTEGIMDEHKRIEKELRKLEEQKKVRKAPLRGSLLRTYVFHILTRSVVEVGFIIGQCALYGIGLAPIYKCERDPCPNIVDCFVSRPTEKNIFMIFMLVIAGVSLFLNILEIFHLGVKKIKQSIYESKYGGDDESICRSKKNSMVQQICILTNSSPQKLMHVTQAPYMGMPDGQLEPLPPYPPLINASAPRPSIGASNGEAPPAAFNHQSEQQRLPSQPEIQGLRQNGATERRHTLDGRALSFSSEESGPKGSGPLKNVGQQPRASLQASSLEIPASLRNAVRKQSRVSACKDLSEESDSPDSDHYPTARKASFMSRGMSESRLASLPDSPESKSGSESEAKQVAQGESPAMTPPPAAGRRMSMSMILELSSIMKK, from the exons ATGGGAGATTGGAACCTGTTGGGAAGCATCTTGGAGGAGGTTCACGTCCACTCCACCATCGTGGGTAAAATCTGGCTGACCATCCTCTTTATCTTCCGCATGCTGATCCTCGGGGTAGCCGCTGAGGACGTGTGGGATGATGAACAGAGCGAATTTGTATGCAACACTGAGCAGCCTGGGTGCAAGAACGTCTGCTATGACCAAGCCTTTCCCATATCCCTCATCAGGTACTGGGTCCTGCAGATCATCTTCGTCTCCTCACCATCCCTGGTCTACATGGGCCATGCACTGTACCGACTGCGTGCTCTGGAAAAGGAAAGGCACAAGAAGAAAGCCCAGCTAAAGGTAGAACTGGAGGTGACAGAAGGCATCATGGACGAACACAAAAGGATCGAGAAGGAGCTTAGGAAACTGGAGGAGCAGAAGAAGGTCAGGAAAGCTCCTTTGAGAGGCTCTTTACTGCGCACATATGTGTTTCATATCTTGACCAGGTCAGTGGTGGAAGTGGGTTTTATCATAGGTCAATGTGCCCTCTATGGGATCGGATTGGCCCCTATTTACAAGTGTGAAAGAGACCCTTGCCCCAACATTGTGGACTGTTTCGTGTCCAGACCAACTGAGAAAAACATCTTCATGATCTTCATGCTGGTCATCGCTGGAGTGTCGCTCTTCTTGAACATCTTGGAGATCTTTCACCTAGGCGTCAAGAAGATCAAGCAGAGCATCTACGAAAGCAAGTACGGTGGAGACGATGAGAGCATTTGCAGGTCAAAGAAAAACTCCATGGTGCAACAGATATGCATACTCACCAATTCCTCACCGCAGAAACTGATGCATGTAACCCAGGCACCCTACATGGGGATGCCCGATGGGCAGTTAGAACCTTTGCCCCCCTATCCACCCCTCATTAATGCTAGTGCCCCTAGACCCTCCATAGGAGCATCAAACGGTGAGGCACCACCAGCTGCATTTAATCACCAGTCTGAACAACAACGTCTCCCCAGCCAGCCTGAGATTCAGGGGCTCCGGCAGAATGGGGCCACAGAAAGACGCCATACACTGGACGGCCGAGCCCTGTCCTTCAGCAGTGAAGAGTCTGGACCCAAGGGCTCCGGTCCACTGAAAAATGTTGGACAGCAGCCTCGTGCATCCCTTCAAGCCAGCAGCTTAGAGATCCCAGCGTCCCTCCGGAACGCTGTGCGCAAACAAAGCCGGGTTAGTGCATGCAAGGATCTGAGTGAGGAGAGCGACTCTCCGGACAGCGACCATTACCCTACGGCCAGAAAAGCCAGTTTCATGTCTCGAGGGATGTCAGAGAGCAGGCTGGCCAGTCTACCAGACAGTCCAGAGTCCAAGAGTGGCTCGGAATCAGAGGCCAAACAGGTAGCTCAAGGGGAAAGTCCTGCCATGACTCCACCACCTGCTGCTGGCCGGCGCATGTCAATG AGCATGATTCTGGAACTGTCCTCCATCATGAAAAAGTGA